In Janibacter cremeus, a genomic segment contains:
- a CDS encoding dicarboxylate/amino acid:cation symporter, translated as MLASLRRISFGQQVLIGLVLGVILGIVARNMGGSADDPNWLSQTLTIVGTSFVSLLRTIVPALVFLAIVTSIANLKQVTGAARLAWQTLLWFAVTALIAVGIGITLGLVIDPARGAQVSADGAVAPDSTGSWLDFLTGLVPANLLGLEGSAGAEGDVGFSFNVLQILIMAIAVGIAALKVGEEAEPFLTFARSALSVVQKVLWWVIRLAPIATVGLLGNAVASYGWDAISSLGRFTGAIYLGLAIVLLVVYPVLLRLNGLSVRRFYAGAWPAIQLGFVSRSSIGTLPVTQSVTERNLGVPRSYASFSVPLGATTKMDGCAAIYPAIAAIFVAQFFGVPLGATDYLLIAFVSVLGSAATAGVTGAVVMLTLTLSTLGLPLEGVGLLLAVDPILDMGRTATNVAGQALVPTIVARREGILDQAAYDATTHGEAYTPESSVREPAAAPA; from the coding sequence ATGCTCGCTTCACTGCGCCGCATCTCCTTCGGCCAGCAGGTGCTCATCGGTCTCGTCCTCGGTGTCATCCTCGGCATCGTCGCCCGCAACATGGGCGGCAGCGCGGACGACCCGAACTGGCTGAGCCAGACCCTGACGATCGTCGGCACCTCCTTCGTCAGCCTCCTGCGCACGATCGTCCCGGCCCTGGTCTTCCTCGCGATCGTCACCTCGATCGCCAACCTCAAGCAGGTCACCGGGGCCGCTCGCCTCGCGTGGCAGACGCTCCTGTGGTTCGCCGTCACCGCGCTCATCGCGGTCGGTATCGGCATCACCCTCGGACTGGTCATCGACCCGGCCCGCGGTGCTCAGGTCAGCGCCGATGGCGCGGTCGCACCGGACAGCACCGGCAGCTGGCTGGACTTCCTCACCGGCCTGGTCCCGGCCAACCTCCTGGGCCTGGAGGGCTCCGCCGGTGCGGAGGGTGACGTCGGCTTCAGCTTCAACGTCCTGCAGATCCTGATCATGGCGATCGCCGTCGGCATCGCCGCCCTCAAGGTCGGCGAGGAGGCCGAGCCCTTCCTCACCTTCGCCCGCTCCGCGCTGTCGGTCGTGCAGAAGGTCCTGTGGTGGGTCATCCGCCTCGCCCCGATCGCGACCGTGGGCCTGCTGGGCAACGCGGTCGCGAGCTACGGCTGGGACGCCATCAGCTCGCTCGGTCGCTTCACCGGTGCGATCTACCTCGGTCTTGCGATCGTGCTGCTCGTGGTGTACCCGGTCCTGCTGCGCCTGAACGGCCTGTCCGTGCGCCGCTTCTACGCCGGTGCCTGGCCCGCGATCCAGCTCGGCTTCGTCTCCCGCTCCTCGATCGGGACGCTGCCGGTCACCCAGAGCGTCACCGAGCGCAACCTCGGCGTGCCCCGCTCCTACGCGTCCTTCTCCGTGCCGTTGGGTGCGACGACGAAGATGGACGGCTGCGCGGCCATCTACCCGGCGATCGCCGCGATCTTCGTGGCGCAGTTCTTCGGCGTCCCCCTGGGCGCGACCGACTACCTGCTCATCGCCTTCGTCTCGGTCCTGGGGTCCGCGGCGACGGCCGGCGTCACCGGCGCCGTCGTCATGCTCACCCTGACCCTGTCGACGCTGGGCCTGCCGCTCGAGGGCGTCGGCCTGCTGCTCGCGGTCGACCCGATCCTCGACATGGGCCGCACCGCCACCAACGTCGCCGGTCAGGCGCTCGTGCCGACGATCGTCGCCCGCCGAGAGGGCATCCTCGACCAGGCGGCCTACGACGCGACGACCCACGGCGAGGCCTACACCCCCGAGAGCAGCGTCCGGGAGCCGGCGGCGGCCCCGGCCTGA